In a single window of the Hippocampus zosterae strain Florida chromosome 6, ASM2543408v3, whole genome shotgun sequence genome:
- the LOC127601825 gene encoding cocaine- and amphetamine-regulated transcript protein-like, translating into MRSCCVYLFCTLLCITKNLDADAVIRTEEYTARHLRYFMTADGNEKQLINDLHEVLDRLQKNQLSALRKKHGHLPMCDPGEQCALRRGSRIGKLCDCSLPRTCNSFLHRCL; encoded by the exons ATGAGAAGCTGCTGCGTGTACCTTTTCTGCACGTTGCTGTGCATCACCAAAAACTTGGACGCCGACGCTGTGATCCGGACGGAGGAATACACAGCTAGACATTTACGATATTTTATGACCGCGGATGGCAACGAAAAGCAATTG ATCAACGATTTACATGAAGTTTTGGACAGACTTCAGAAAAATCAACTTTCAGCCCTGAGGAAAAAACATGGCCACTTGCCCATG TGTGATCCAGGAGAGCAGTGTGCACTGCGAAGAGGCTCCAGGATCGGGAAACTGTGTGATTGCTCTCTGCCGAGAACATGCAATTCTTTCTTACATCGATGTTTATAA
- the LOC127601800 gene encoding uncharacterized protein C2orf81 homolog — MSRSTSKAQADKGKAPARVSPPPAQEPEEEDIIPGCLTQSQWMDMLVQEEAEDVVGEIMADLMTNVMEGCYRVHIERQLSCFTAFWAKDYFIQTVEQKLMCQDRWEDAMELSATEDSEPNPINPDVWAEGCFPVIHGAPPSEPASLQITQEANTCEDLEPAPTEENQLNVPTPQTSIFPEQSERKISASRDVRDKICQEPSPYPKQNVSTRKKQKASLLPKLEQNPVSPPVPCAAEKLRTKGENKVPSGSKYIPTSSQQPKWNQIIPKLDHSSLPQHWITPQYEIDKCTKSSIKKSSGQAKMSPVSNTQQSGVMETPWNPANQGKSERLSPIKDERMIARALRMDTMDLAKGVSVMGAPRTQMVPLPFKSQAQCPTLRPINSQCVKSSFPMDQLTTQHPPQVTHLLPSDKFNF; from the exons ATGTCCCGCTCGACATCCAAGGCCCAAGCTGACAAGGGTAAGGCACCTGCTCGAGTGTCCCCACCGCCCGCCCAAGAACCGGAAGAGGAAGACATTATCCCTGGCTGTCTGACTCAGAGCCAATGGATGGACATGTTGGTCCAAGAAGAGGCGGAGGATGTAGTTGGGGAAATAATGGCTGATCTGATGACCAATGTCATGGAAGGATGTTATAGGGTCCACATTGAAAGACAG ctaTCATGTTTCACTGCATTCTGGGCCAAGGATTACTTCATACAGACGGTGGAGCAGAAACTCATGTGCCAAGATAGATGGGAAGATGCAATGGAACTGTCCGCAACAGAAGACTCAGAACCAAACCCAATCAATCCAGATGTCTGGGCAGAAGGATGTTTTCCTGTTATACATGGAGCACCCCCTTCTGAGCCTGCGTCACTTCAG ATCACCCAGGAAGCCAATACTTGCGAGGACCTTGAACCAGCACCTACTGAAGAAAATCAGCTAAATGTTCCCACACCACAAACCAGCATCTTCCCTGAGCAGTCTGAAAGAAAAATAAGTGCAAGCAGGGATGTCCGTGACAAGATTTGCCAAGAACCAAGTCCTTacccaaaacaaaacgtttccaccaggaaaaaacaaaaagcttctTTACTGCCAAAGCTTGAGCAAAATCCTGTCTCGCCACCCGTGCCATGTGCTGCAGAAAAACTGAGAACCAAGGGTGAAAATAAAGTCCCTTCAGGTTCTAAATATATACCCACATCATCACAACAACCAAAGTGGAATCAAATTATACCTAAGCTTGATCATTCTTCCTTGCCTCAACACTGGATCACTCCTCAATATGAGATTGACAAATGCACAAAATCTAgcataaaaaaatcaagtggaCAAGCCAAAATGTCACCCGTGTCTAATACTCAGCAGAGTGGCGTAATGGAAACGCCTTGGAATCCTGCCAACCAAGGTAAGTCAGAGAGGTTGTCTCCCATTAAGGATGAGAGGATGATCGCACGAGCTTTGAGGATGGACACCATGGATTTGGCCAAAGGTGTTTCTGTCATGGGTGCCCCGAGAACACAGATGGTCCCACTCCCATTCAAATCACAAGCTCAGTGTCCCACGCTGAGGCCGATAAACAGTCAGTGTgtaaaatcatctttccccatggATCAGTTGACGACACAACATCCACCTCAGGTTACCCACTTGTTGCCGTCTGACAAATTTAacttttga
- the nol6 gene encoding nucleolar protein 6, which translates to MKKRVNPESNEMTSTKLTNDVEDKEENEPPLKVKKSNSEEVAYRPVKLSRSDLYRPPTVEELNQLKEAESLFHCSLLKMQMEELLKEVTLSERRKRQIDAFIATVTKLLRAVPSSPEVEINDLSWLSNDVKVPILLLPKTQKGKFHMASPASVDLIGSYPLGTCTKPRVVVDLAVTIPADILHPKDFLNQRYPRKRAIYLAGLAQYLTASSDIGSMSYSCLHGNRLRPVLLLSPPGKDSSILTVRLHACPPPGFFKPRRFHPQMNNIRTGWYTGENNSQSEITEPPTPHYNSSLLGDLLPRAHLQFLSAVSAQCSAFPDGVALLKVWLRQRDLDQGTGCFNGFLASMLLAYLLTARRISNTMTAYQLLRNTLNFLATTDLTMNGISLAKDPDSTAPSLADFHDAFQVVFIDPSGHLNMCADMTACTYQQLQHEASVSMQFWDDPMVDGFHSLLMTPKPMIRTSDHIFQLCELVKLQSSCKKLNLLSELMDRSGNYVHTVLPFILSLLQRGLGQRIILLTHSLSPEPEWSLESEPPKYKTQPPLTFGLLLRPELAMSVLERGPPADSPKAAEFRQLWGARSELRRFQDGGIAEAVLWEGESICQKRLVPQQIITHLLQLHADIPESCVRHVGAIVDDVIKMGSKESSTGEEESLHVVQSYDDLSRKLWKLEGLPLSITSVQGAHPSLRYTQVFPPRSLKFDYSFFGKQKSFQLLVPKEGKPCPAYVNPITVICHMEGSGKWPHDRLAIRHIRAAFHIRLGELLKMQHNYTCRPCATHLDVLKDGFVFRIQVAYHREPQVLRERVTPEGLLIVRDNEEAQILEMNTIHKPLLTSTLHGLQQQHPCFGAACRLAKRWLGAQLFSDDITEDTADLLVAYLFLQPAPFTPPGSPQVGFLRFLHLLSSFDWRNNPLIVNLNMQFTAADYTEIKNDFMASRDFLPVMFIATPKDKSVSMWTKRAPTVQMLQRVVMVAAESLKVLEHQLIDGSQIQDVRVVLRPPLEAYDVLIHLNPRQVPLLNQAVDRPAVNFSRGVVRGNVVGSGTKMPVTDYNPVALYLAELRDAFGDVALFFCDPYGGSVIAVLWKPKAFAPLPFKTSQMSARIAEVTGKEAKSVPNVEAILEDFRIIGKDLVKSVEARTERWSF; encoded by the exons ATGAAGAAGCGGGTAAACCCGGAGTCAAACGAG ATGACTTCAACAAAATTGACCAATGATGTAGAGGACAAGGAGGAAAACGAGCCCCCTCTTAAAGTGAAAAAGAGCAACTCTGAAGAAGTGGCATATCGCCCTGTGAAGTTGTCCAGAAGTGACCTTTACAGACCCCCAACAGTGGAGGAGCTCAACCAGCTGAAAGAGGCAGAGAGTTTATTTCACTGCAGCTTGCTCAAAATGCAG ATGGAGGAGCTGTTGAAAGAAGTTACCCTCAGTGAACGCAGGAAACGGCAAATCGATGCATTTATTGCAACGGTCACCAAACTCTTAAGGGCCGTACCAAGTTCACCTGAGGTGGAG ATTAACGACCTGTCGTGGTTATCCAATGATGTAAAGGTTCCTATCCTCCTGTTACCCAAAACACAAAAGGGGAAGTTCCACATGGCATCTCCTGCTTCTGTTGATCTGATTGGAAGCTACCCGTTAGGCACCTGCACCAAACCACGCGTCGTAGTGGACCTGGCTGTCACTATCCCGGCT gatatCCTCCACCCCAAAGACTTCTTAAACCAGAGGTATCCCAGGAAAAGAGCCATCTACCTGGCAGGTCTGGCTCAATACCTGACAGCCTCCTCAGACATAGGATCCATGTCCTACTCTTGCCTTCATGGGAATCGACTTCGACCCGTTCTGCTGCTGAGTCCTCCAG GTAAAGACTCATCCATCTTGACAGTCCGCCTTCATGCTTGTCCGCCTCCTGGATTTTTCAAGCCCAGACGCTTCCACCCTCAGATGAATAACATCAGGACAGGCTGGTACACTGGAGAGAACAATTCACAATCAG AGATCACTGAGCCTCCCACTCCGCATTACAATAGCTCCCTTCTGGGTGATCTGCTGCCCAGGGCTCACCTCCAGTTTCTGTCTGCTGTGAGCGCTCAGTGCTCCGCTTTTCCCGACGGGGTGGCTTTGCTCAAGGTCTGGCTCCGTCAGCGAGATCTTGACCAG GGCACAGGGTGTTTCAATGGATTTCTGGCCTCCATGCTCTTGGCTTACCTCCTGACCGCACGCAGGATCAGCAACACCATGACTGCCTATCAGCTGCTGCGAAACACTTTGAACTTTCTgg CAACGACAGACCTGACAATGAATGGAATCAGCCTAGCCAAAGATCCCGACTCGACGGCT CCGTCACTGGCAGACTTTCACGATGCATTCCAGGTTGTGTTCATTGATCCGTCTGGACACCTCAACATGTGTGCGGACATGACGGCCTGCACCTACCAGCAG CTACAGCATGAGGCCTCGGTGTCCATGCAGTTCTGGGACGACCCCATGGTGGATGGTTTCCACAGCCTTCTCATGACTCCCAAACCTATGATAAGGACCAGTGACCACATATTCCA ATTGTGTGAACTTGTCAAGCTGCAGTCCAGCTGTAAGAAGCTGAACTTGCTCAGTGAGCTGATGGACCGTAGTGGAAATTATGTGCACACGGTGCTCCCGTTTATACTCTCGCTGCTTCAGAGGGGTCTCGGACAAAGGATCATCCTCCTCACCCACTCACTTTCCCCTGAGCCTGAG tGGTCGCTGGAGAGCGAACCCCCCAAGTACAAAACCCAGCCGCCACTCACCTTTGGTTTGTTGTTACGACCTGAGCTGGCAATGTCTGTTTTAGAACGAGGACCTCCAGCAGACAGCCCAAAG gCTGCTGAGTTCCGACAGCTTTGGGGCGCTCGCTCGGAGCTCCGTCGTTTTCAGGACGGCGGCATCGCTGAGGCCGTCCTGTGGGAAGGAGAAAGCATCTGCCAGAAACGGCTGGTGCCGCAGCAGATCATTACACACCTACTCCAGCT CCATGCAGACATCCCCGAGTCGTGTGTGCGACATGTTGGGGCAAttgttgatgatgtcatcaaaatgGGAAGTAAg GAGTCAAGTACTGGAGAGGAGGAAAGTTTGCATGTGGTTCAGTCTTATGATGACCTGAGCAGAAAACTTTGGAAACTGGAGGGTCTTCCTCTGTCCATTACATCAGTGCAAGGAGCACATCCGTCACTCAGATACACGCAG GTTTTCCCCCCTCGGTCGCTGAAGTTCGACTACTCCTTCTTTGGCAAACAAAAGTCTTTCCAACTGCTGGTACCAAAGGAGGGTAAACCGTGCCCAGCTTATGTTAACCCTATCACAG TGATCTGTCACATGGAGGGCAGCGGAAAGTGGCCTCACGATCGCCTGGCCATCCGCCACATCAGAGCTGCCTTCCACATCCGGCTGGGGGAGTTACTCAAGATGCAACATAATTACACGTGCAGACCCTGTGCCACACACTTGGATGTCTTGAAG GACGGCTTTGTGTTCCGCATCCAGGTGGCGTACCATCGAGAGCCCCAGGTACTGAGGGAGCGAGTGACTCCCGAGGGACTCTTGATCGTCAGGGACAATGAGGAGGCTCAGATCTTGGAGATGAACACCATACACAAACCTCTACTTACCAGCACACTGCACGG GCTCCAGCAGCAACACCCATGTTTCGGGGCAGCGTGTCGCCTGGCCAAACGTTGGCTTGGCGCCCAACTCTTCAGTGACGATATCACAGAGGATACAGCGGACCTTCTGGTGGCGTACCTCTTCCTGCAGCCTGCACCGTTCACCCCTCCTGG TTCTCCTCAGGTGGGCTTCCTCCGCTTCCTTCATCTGCTCTCGTCCTTTGACTGGAGGAACAACCCGCTGATCGTCAACCTCAACATGCAGTTTACAG CGGCCGACTACACGGAGATCAAGAATGACTTCATGGCCTCCAGGGACTTCCTACCAGTCATGTTTATAGCAACGCCTAAAGACAAAAGTGTTTCGATGTGGACCAAGCGAGCCCCCACTGTCCAG ATGCTGCAGCGGGTGGTGATGGTGGCTGCAGAGAGTCTCAAAGTTCTGGAACATCAGCTGATAGATGGCAGTCAGATTCAAGATGTCAGG GTGGTCCTGCGTCCTCCTCTGGAGGCGTACGACGTACTGATCCACCTGAACCCCAGGCAGGTTCCACTGCTCAACCAGGCAGTGGACCGTCCGGCCGTCAACTTCAGCAGGGGCGTGGTCCGCGGCAACGTGGTCGGCTCGGGGACGAAGATGCCCGTCACCGACTACAACCCTGTGGCCCTCTACCTGGCAGAGCTTCGG GACGCATTCGGAGACGTGGCCCTTTTCTTCTGTGACCCCTACGGAGGATCTGTGATCGCCGTTTTATGGAAGCCAAAGGCCTTCGCCCCGCTTCCCTTCAAG
- the wdr54 gene encoding WD repeat-containing protein 54 encodes MYHKEKSIQIKNSASALYNNLCVLRIAPRRLTYFTVVHANVVNMVSASWDGLNYSHRQLQSKEPNVATSPSLIMQAAFCVLPSRDLLVVTSQKGIQIYESDGSIMVYWHALDTPETPTAQAVFARGIAAVWENYICVGLSSCGILVFDVPTKGSNITLSEVLEEHKEPITDLAQECSGSQDCIADLVSADDSGTLCVWKSGEEFQLLNKIGGFDMSCSSVKLWRGTAVAGYGTGQIRLYEAVTGILHAEVNAHARWIYSLDIAPFSGLLLSAAEDSFVRVWHLTVTPESNTVEVAHLHNECVTDTQICGAKFCDGDGYAFAVTGYDLNEIIRYTQT; translated from the exons ATGTATCACAAAGAGAAGAGCATCCAGATTAAGAACAGCGCGTCGGCGCTGTACAACAACCTGTGCGTGCTGCGTATCGCCCCGCGGCGCCTCACCTACTTCACGGTGGTCCACGCCAATGTGGTCAACATGGTCAGCGCGTCGTGGGACGGCCTCAATTACTCCCACCGTCAGCTGCAGTCCAAGGAGCCCAACGTCGCAACTAGTCCATCGCTCATCATGCAG GCTGCATTTTGTGTTCTGCCCTCTCGCGATCTGCTGGTAGTGACTTCACAGAAAGGCATCCAG aTATATGAATCAGATGGCTCCATCATGGTGTATTGGCACGCACTGGATACTCCTGAAACACCAACAG CCCAGGCTGTGTTTGCACGGGGGATCGCTGCAGTGTGGGAGAATTACATATGTGTGG GACTGTCCTCTTGTGGAATCCTCGTATTTGATGTTCCCACTAAAGGCAGTAATATCACCCTGTCTGAAGTACTGGAGGAACACAAGGAGCCCATCACCGACTTGGCCCAAGAGTGCTCAGGCAGCCAG GATTGCATCGCTGACCTGGTCAGTGCCGATGACAGCGGCACCTTATGTGTGTGGAAGTCCGGCGAAGAGTTTCAGCTGCTCAACAAGATTGGTGGATTTGA TATGAGCTGCTCATCCGTGAAGCTGTGGAGAGGTACAGCGGTGGCTGGTTACGGAACAGGCCAGATCCGTCTGTACGAGGCCGTGACGGGAATTCTGCACGCGGAGGTCAATGCCCACGCCCGCTGGATCTACTCACTGGACATTGCTCCTTTTTCTGGGCTG CTCCTGTCTGCTGCTGAAGACTCTTTTGTAAGGGTGTGGCACCTGACAGTAACCCCAGAAAGCAACACAGTGGAG GTTGCCCATCTACATAATGAGTGCGTGACAGACACGCAAATCTGCGGCGCCAAGTTCTGCGATGGAGATGGCTACGCCTTCGCCGTGACGGGATATGACCTCAATGAAATCATACGCTACACGCAGACATAG